One Acidimicrobiales bacterium genomic window, CGGCCCTGGCTGGCCGACGGGGTGGTCCGCTTCGTCGGGGACATGGTCGCGGCGGTGGTGGCCGAGACGCGCACCCAGGCCGTCGACGCCGCCGAGATGATCTTCGTCGACTACGAGCCGATGCCCGCGGTCGTCGACCCCGAGCAGGCGCTCGGCGGGGGGACGCTCCTGTTCCCCGACGCCGGCACCAACGTGGCCATCACCATGCCCGACGACCTCGCCGCGGTCGGGATGATGCCCGCCGCCAGCCCGGACGAGGCCCTCTTCGCCGACTGTGACGTGGTGGTGCGCCAGCGCATCGTCAACCAGCGGGTGGCGCCCTGCCCCCTCGAGGTGCGGGCGTCGGCGGCGTCGTGGGGGTCCGACGGCCGCATCACCTACTGGACGTCGGCCCAGGCGCCCCACGGCGTCAAGGCGACGGTGCAGTCCTCCTTCGGCCTGGACGAGTCCCAGGTGCGGGTGATCGCTCCCGACGTCGGCGGCGGGTTCGGCGCCAAGATCGGCGGGTACCCCGAGGAGCTGTTCACGATCTGGGCCGCCAAGCAGCTCGGCCGCCCGGTGCGCTGGACCGAGACCCGGTCCGAGAGCATGAGCTCGCTCGGCCACGGCCGGGCCCAGGTCCAGGAGATCGAGCTCGGGGGCAGCCGGGACGGGAAGCTCGGGGCCTACCGGCTGACGGTGGTGCAGGACGCCGGGGCCTACCCGAACCTCGGCGCCTTCCTGCCGATGTTCACCCGCACCATGCTCACCGGCGTCTACGAGATCCCCAAGGTCGAGTTCTCCAGCCGCTCGGTCGCCACCAACACCAATCCGACCGTCGCCTACCGGGGGGCGGGGCGGCCCGAGGCCACGGCGGCCATCGAGCGGGCGGTCGACCTGTTCTCGGCCGAGATCGGCATGGACCCGGCCGAGGTCCGCCGCCGCAACCTGATCCCGGCCGACGCCTTCCCGTACACCACCCCCACGGGGACGACCTACGACATCGGCGACTACGAGCGCGCCCTCGACCTGGCCCTGGAGTCGGCCGGCTACGACCAGCTGCGCAAGGAGCAGGCCGCCCGCCGGCAGTCCGGGGAGCCCAAGCAGCTCGGCATCGGCACCGCCGTGTACGTGGAGATCACCAACGGCATGCCCGGCTCCGAGTTCGGCGCCGTCGAGGTCCTGCCCGACGGCAAGGCGCGGATCCGCACCGGCACGTCCGCCCACGGCCAGGGCCACGCCACGGCCTGGTCGATGCTCGTGTCGGAGGCGCTGGGGATCCCGATGGCGGACATCGAGTTCATCCAGTCCGACACCGACCTGGTGCCCCGGGGCGTGGGCACGTTCGCGTCGCGGTCCCTGCAGTCCGGCGGGGTGGCGGTGCACCAGGCCTCCGAGGAGGTGCTGGTGAAGGCCCGCCAGCTGGCCGCCGAGCTGCTCGAGGCCAATCCCGACGACGTCGTCCTCGACAAGGTGGCGGGGCGGTTCCACGTGGCGGGCACTCCCGCCGTCGGGAAGTCGTGGGGGGAGCTGGTCGAGTCCGCCGGTGACGCCGGCCTGGCCGCCGAGGTCGACTTCACCGCGCCGGGACCGAGCTTCCCGTTCGGCGCCCACGTGGCGGTGGTGGAGGTCGACACCGACACCGGTCTGGTGGACGTGGTGCGGATGGTCGCGGTGGACGACGCCGGGCGCATGGTGAACCCGCTGCTGGTCGAGGGGCAGGTGCACGGCGGGCTGGCCCAGGGCGTGGCCCAGGCCTTGCTCGAGGAGGTCGTCTACGACGCCGACGGCAACCCGCTCACGGGCAACCTGGCCGACTACGCCATGGTGACCGCCACCGAGCTGCCGAGCTTCGAGCGGATCCCGATGGAGACGCCCACCCCGCTCAACCCCCTCGGGGTGAAAGGGGTCGGGGAATCGGGGACCATCGGCTCCACGCCGGCGGTGCAGAACGCAGTGGTCGACGCCCTGGCCCATCTGGGCGTGCGCCACGTCGACATGCCGACCACGCCTCAACGGGTGTGGCAGGCCATCTCGCAGGTCCGAGGAGGAAACGGCAAGTGAAGGTCTCGATGACGGTAAACGGCAAGGCCGAGGAGCGCGACGTCGAGCCGCGCACGCTCCTCGTGTTCTTCCTGCGCAACGAGTTGGGCCTGACCGGCACCAACATCGGCTGCGACACCACCAACTGCGGGGCGTGCACGGTCTTGCTCGAGGGGGAGTCGGTGAAGTCGTGCACCCTGCTCGCGGCCCAGGCCGACGGCGCCTCGATCACGACCATCGAGGGCCTGGCCGACGGTGAGCACATGCACCCGATGCAGGAGGCGTTCCGCGAGCACCACGCCCTGCAGTGCGGCTACTGCACGCCGGGGATGGTGATGGCGGCGGTGTCGCTGGTGAAGGAGCATCCCGACGGGATGACCGAGGCCGAGGTGCGCGAGGGCCTCGAGGGCAACCTGTGCCGCTGCACCGGCTACCACAACATCGTCAAGGCCGTCATGGCGGTGGCGGGCACGCCGGCGGGCGCCCGATGATCCCCGCCGCCTTCGACTACGTCCGGGTGGACTCGGTCCCGGAGGCGATCTCCGCCCTCACCGAGCACGGCGAGGACGCCAAGCTCATCGCCGGCGGCCACTCCCTCCTCCCGCTGATGAAGCTGCGCCTGGCCACGCCGGCCGTGCTCGTCGACATGGGCCGGGTGCCCGACCTCTCATACGTGCGCGACGAGGGGGACCACGTCGCGGTCGGCGCCCTCACCCGTCACCACGACGTCAACCACGACCCGGTGCTGACCCGCCACGTCCCGCTGCTGGCGTACGTGGCCGGCAAGGTCGGCGATCCCCAGGTGCGCCACCGCGGCACCATCGGCGGGTCGATCGCCCACGGGGACCCGGCGTCGGATCTGCCGGCGGCGGTGCTGGCCCTCGGCGGGTCGATGGTCGCCCGCGGCCCCAACGGGGACCGGGTCATCCCCGCCTCGGAGTTCTTCCAGGGCTTCCTCGAGACGGCCCTGGCTCCCGACGAGGTGCTGACCGAGATCCGGGTGCCGAAGGCGGCCGCCGGCCACGCCTACCAGAAGTTCGTGCGCCGCTCCCAGGACTGGGCCATCGTCGGGGTGGCGGTGGCGCGGGCCAACGGGACCACCGGCGTGTCGCTGGTGAACATGGGCCCGGTCCCGCTCCGGGCGGCCGCGGTGGAGGCGGCCCTGGCCCAGGGCGCCTCGGCCGCCGACGCCGCCGAGCAGGCCGCCGAGGGCACCGACCCGACCGGGGACCACAACGCCAGCCCGGAGTTCCGCCGCCACCTGGCCCGCGTCCTCACCCGCCGGGCCCTGCAGGAGGCCGGTCTCTGAGTCCAGGTTCCAAAGGAAACAGCGGCCCCGCCGATCCCGACGCGGTCGGCGACGCCCTCACGCGGCACGGCTACCTGGCCGACGAGGGCCTGGCCACCGCGGTCTTCCTGGCCCTCACCCTGCACCGGCCCCTGCTCCTCGAGGGCGAGGCCGGGGTGGGCAAGACCGAGGTGGCCAAGGTCCTGGCCCGCTGGACGGGCGGCGAGCTCCTCCGCCTCCAGTGCTACGAGGGCATCGACGTGTCCCAGGCCGTCTACGAGTGGGACTACTCCCGCCAGCTCCTGCACCTGCGCGCCGCCGAGCTGCGGGGCGGCGGCGCCGACGTGGCGGCCGAGGCCGAGGACGAGCTGTTCTCCGAGCGCTTCCTCGTGCGCCGGCCCCTGCTGCGGGCCATCGAGGGAGGCCCCGCCGGCCAGCCGCCGCCCGTGCTCCTGGTGGACGAGGTCGACCGGGCCGACGACGAGTTCGAGGCCTACCTCCTCGAGATCCTCTCCGACTACGCCGTGACCGTGCCCGAGCTCGGCACCTTCCACGCCGAGGTGCCGCCGGTCGTGGTGCTCACGTCCAACCGCACCCGCGACGTCCACGACGCCCTCAAGCGGCGCTGCCTGTACCACTGGGTGGAGCACCCCGACTTCGAGCGGGAGGTGGCCATCGTCCGCCTGCGCGCCCCGGAGGTGGAGGAGGGCCTGGCCCGGCAGGTGGCGGCCGCCGTCGAGGCCATGCGCGACCTCGGTCTGTACAAGCCGCCCGGAGTGGCGGAGACCATCGACTGGGCCATGGCGCTGGCGGCGCTTGGGCGCACCCGTCTGGACCAGGCCGCCGTCGAGCGCACCCTCGGGACCGTCCTCAAGTACCGGGAGGACGCCGACCGGGTGCGGGCCGGAGGCCTGGAGGAGCTGGTCAGCCGGGCGACGCGGGCGTGACCGACACCGCTGCCGCCCCCACCTCCCCACTGCGCATGGCGGTGGCGTTCGCGCGCATGCTGCGGAGGGCCGGGCTCGGCGTCCCGGTAGGAAGCGCCCTGGCCTATTCCGAGGCCCTCGCCGCCACCGGGGTCGAGGAGCGCAGCCGGGTGTACTGGGCCGGGCGGGCCACCCTGGTCCGCCGGCCCGAGGACATCGCGGTGTACGACGGGATCTTCGCCGCCTTCTGGGCGGGGCGGGAGCGAGGGTCGATCGCCACCGCCACCGACACCGTCGTCATCGAGCTCGACGAGCCGGCGCCCGACGAGGAGGGAGAAGCGCCCTCCTCCGACCACGATCCCGACCCGGACCGCACGATCACGGTTCGGTACAGCCCGACCGAGACCCTGCGGGACAAGGACTTTGCCGTCTGCACGCCGGAGGAGCTGGCCGAGACCCGCCGGCTCATGGCCGAGCTGCGGATGGAGGCGACCCGGCGGCGCTCCCGGCGGATGCAGCGCTCGTCCCGCCGGCGGGGCCGGCCCGACGCCCGCCGCACCGTCCGCAGCGCCCTGCGCAGCGGAGGCGAGCCCATGCGCCGGGCCCACCTCGAGCCGTCGTGGCGGCCCCGCCGGGTCGTGCTGCTGGTCGACGTCAGCGGGTCGATGGAGCCCTACGCCCGCAGCCTCCTCCGCTTCCTCCACGTGGCGGTGATGGGCAAGGGCAAGGTCGAGGCCTTTGCCCTCGGGACCCGGCTCACCCGCCTCACCCGCGAGCTGTCCCGCCACGACCCCGATTCCGCCCTGGCGGCCGCGGCCGGCGCCGTTCCGGACTGGTCGGGGGGCACCCGGCTGGGCCAGGGCCTGCAGGCGTTCAACGACCGCTACGGGGTGAGGGGAATGGCCCGCGGCGCCATCGTCGTGATCCTGTCCGACGGCTGGGACCGGGGAGAGCCCGAGGAGCTGGCGGAGGAGATGAGCCGCCTCCACCGGGTGGCCCACCGCGTCGTGTGGGTGAACCCCCTGAAGGCCACGCCCGGCTACGCCCCCCTGGCCCGCGGGATGGCGGCGGCCCTCCCGTACGTTGACAACTTCGTGGAGGGCCATTCGCTCGCGTCCCTGGAGGCCCTCGCGGAGGTGATCGGAGCGTGAAAGAGGTTCTGGACCAGATCGACCGGTGGCGGGGAGAGGGCCAGCGGGTGGCGGTGGCCCGGGTCGTGGGCCTCGAGGGGTCGGGACCCCGTGATCCCGGCGCCACCATGGCGGTGAGCGAGGACGGCCGGGTGGCCGGCTCGGTCTCCGGGGGGTGTGTCGAGGGGGCGGTGGTCACCGAGGCCCTCGACGTGCTGGCGTCGGGGGAGCCCCGCCTGTGCACCTTCGGGTACTCCGACGACGAGGCCTTTGCCGTCGGCCTCACGTGCGGGGGCACCATCCACGTGTTCGTGGAACCCCTGGATTGGTGAAACCAATCGTGGGCACGGCGTGGTGAGCCTCTACGAGGCCCTGCGGGACTCGATCCGGGCCGAGGAGCCGGTGGCGCTCGCCACCGTGGTCGAGCTGACCGACACCGCCGACTGGGAGATCCCGCCTTCCCCCGGCGAGGTGCTGCCCCGGCCCGGCGCCAAGCTCCTGGTCCGGCCGGGGGAGCAGTCCCGGGGCACGACCGGGGACCCCGACCTCGACCGGGTGGTGGCGCGCGACGCCCTCGGCGCCCTGGAGTCGGGGCTGTCGGCCACCCGCCACTACGGGCGCCACGGGCAGGCCAACCAGCGGGAGGTGGCGGTCTTCGTCGAGGCCTTTGCCCCCCCGCCCCAGATGGTGATCTTCGGCGCCGTGGACTTCACCGCCGCCCTGGCCCGCGTGGCCAAGGTCCTCGGCTACCGGGTGACGGTGTGTGACGCCCGGCCGGTGTTCGCGACGCCCGCGCGCTTCCCGATGGCCGACGACGTGGTCGTGGACTGGCCCGACCGGCACCTGGCCAAGGTCGGCCCCGGCCTCGGCCCCCGGGACGCGGTGTGCGTGCTCACCCACGACCCGAAGTTCGACGTCCCGGCCATCGTGGCCGCGCTCGGGACCCGGGTCGGTTACATCGGCGCCCGCACGCCCGAGGAGACGGCGGTCTCGATCTGCGCCGAGATCATCGCCCTCCGGGTCGGCGCCGAGGACGTGGCGGTCCTGTCGCTCCGGGACCGGGCCGGCCCGATCCACCATGACAGACTGACGGAGTGAACGGGGAGGCGGGGGAGCTCGTCCCTTCGGCCCGGGTGGGGGACGAGGATCGGGCGCAGGTGGTGGAGCTGCTCCGGCGGCACACCACCGACGGCCGCCTGACCCTCGACGAGTTCTCCGAGCGGGTGGGCCGGACCCTGCAGGCGCAGAGCCGGGGGGAGCTCGATCAGGTCCTGTCCGACCTCCCGTCCGACGAGGCGCCCGGGGCTCCGGAGCGGGCCCCGCGCCGGGCCACCCGCTGGGTGGTGGCGGTGATGAGCGGGGCGGCGCGCAAGGGGCGCTGGCGCACGGGGGAGCGGGTCAACGCCGTGGCGTTCATGGGCGGCTGCGAGATCGACTTCCGCCAGGCGATCATCGAGGCTCCTGAAGTCGTCGTGACCGCGGTGGCGTTCATGGGCGGCATCGAGGTCACCGTGCCCGAGGGGCACGAGGTCGAGCTGAGCGGCGTCCCGTTCATGGGGGGCAAGAACATCAAGGTGGCCGACGTCCCGATCATCCCGGGCAGCCCCCGCATTGTCGTGCGGGCCTTCCCGTTCATGGGCGGCGTCAACGTCCGGTCCAAGCCCGACCCCCTCCCCAAGGAGGCCCGGGCCCGGCGCCGGGAGGACCGCAGAGCGCGGCGGGCCACCGCGTTCGATCCTCCCCCCGTCCCGCCGATGCCGCGGATGCCGGGGCCGCGCGGCGCTCTGCCGCCTCACCAACGCGACGAGCTGGCCGACCGTCTGCAGCGGGAGATCAACGAGCGCATCGAGCGGGCCATGAAGACGGCCGAGCGCCACGTCCAGCGCCATGCCGACCGGATCCAGCGGCAGTGGGGGCGGTGGGACGAGCGCTGGGGCATCCCGGTGGACGAGGCGGAGGAGGGGACCCTCCCGACCGAGCAGGACCTCGAGTCGGTGCCGACGGCACCGGACGGCACCGTCACGATCATGTTCAGCGACATCTGCGGCTACACCCAGATGACCGAGGCGTTGGGGGACCTGGTCACGCGCGACGTGGTCCGCGCCTACCAGCAGGTGGTGCGGGGCCAGCTGGCCGCCTATGGCGGCTACGAGGTGAAGACCCAGGGGGACGGGTTCATGGTGGCCTTCGGCGGGGCGTCGCGTGCCCTGCGCTGCGCCATAGCCATCCAGCGGGCCTTCAGCGACTACAACCGGGAGCACGAGGACCGGCCCATCCGGGTGCACCAGGGGCTGCACACGGGTGAGACGGTGCGCGACGGTGACGACTTCCTCGGGCGCACGGTCATCATCGCCAGCCGCATCTGCGGGGAGGCCAAGGAGAACGAGGTCGTCGTCTCCTCGCTGCTGAAGGAGCTGGCCGACGGCACGGGGGAGTTCCGGTTCGGGGACGCCAGGGAGGCCGAGCTCAAGGGGCTGTCGGCGGCGCAGACCCTGTACTCCGTCCTGTGGCAGTGAGCCCCGGGGGCGCTTGAGCCTGGCCGCCGTCGTTCTGGCCGCGGGCGGGGGGTCGAGGTTCGCGGGCCAGGACCACAAGCTGCTGTCCCCGTTCCGGGGCCGCCCCCTCGCGGCCTGGGCCGTGGACGCGGCGGCTGAGGCGGGTCTGGACGAGACCGTCGTGGTCCAGGGGGCGGTGGACCTGTCCTCCGTCGTACCCGACGGGGTGACCCTGCTCGAGAACCACGCCTGGGCCGAGGGCCAGGCCACCTCGCTGCGCACCGGGGTGGACTGGGCCCGCCACCAGGGTCACGCCGCCGTCGTGATCGGGCTCGGGGACCAGCCGCTCGTCCCCGCCGAGGCCTGGCGGGCGGTGGCCCGGGCCCCCCGAGGTCCGATCGTGGCCGCCTCCTTCGGGGGCCGGCGCCGGCCCCCGGTGCGCCTCGACGCCGCCGTCTGGGACCTGCTGCCGGCCGGCGGGGACGAGGGGGCCCGGGCCCTCATGGCCGGCCGGCCCGAGCTGGTCGTGGAGGTAGCGTGCGACGGCGAGCCGATCGACGTCGACACGGTGGAGGACCTCTTGCGATGGAGTTGAACCACGAGTTCCGGGTCTCGGTGCCCGTCGAGCAGGCCTGGTCCGTGCTCACCGACCTGGAGCGGATCGCCCCCTGCATGCCCGGAGCCGAGCTGCAGGAGGTCGAGGGGGACGAGTACCGGGGCGTGGTCAAGGTGAAGGTCGGGCCGATCACCGCCCAGTACAAGGGCAAGGCCCGCTTTTCCGAGCTCGACCGCGACGGTGGGCGGGCGGTCCTGCGCGCCGAGGGCCGCGACACCCGGGGCCAGGGCAACGCCAGCGCCACCGTCACGGCCACCCTGACGGCGGAAGGTGACTCCGCCACCAAGGTCGGGATCGCCACCGACCTCACCGTGACGGGGAAGGTGGCCCAGTTCGGCCGGGGGGTGATGGCCGACGTGAGCTCCAAGCTGCTCGACCAGTTCGTGCGCCAGCTCGAGACCGACGTGCTGACCGGCCCGGCTCCCGGTCCGGGCCCGGCCGGCGGGCGCCCGTCGGGACCCGGTGCCGCGGCCGCGTCCGGGTCGGCGTCGGCCCCGTCCGGTCCCGCCGAGGCGCCGTCCGGGTCCCCGTCTCCCAACGGGGCGGAGCGGCCGGCCGTGCGGGCCATCGCCTCGCGTCCCGCCGAGCCCGTCGACCTGCTCGGGACGGCGGGCGCCCCGGTGGCCAAGCGCCTGGTCCCCGCCGTGCTGGGCGTGGCCGCCCTTCTCCTCCTGTGGCGGGTACTGCGCGGGAGGTGAGCCCGGGCCAGGCCGCCGAGGTGGCCGAGCTCCTGGGCCGGGAGCCCCGGGCCCCGTTCGAGGTGGTCGTCACCGACGGGGCGGGCGGTCCCGTCGTCATCCGCAACGGTCCCGTCCAGGACGACGGCACCCCGATGCCGACCCGCTACTGGCTGGTCGGCGCGGCGGCGCGCCAGGCCGTCAGCCGCCTCGAGTCGGAGGGCGGTGTCCGCGCCGCCGAGGCCGCCGTGGACCCCGGGGAGCTCGAGGAGGCGCACCGCCGCTATGCCGCCGAGCGGGATGCGGCGCTGCCGCCCGGGTGGGCCGGGCCCCGGCCCGCCGGAGGGGTGGGGGGGACCCGCGTGGGCGTGAAGTGCCTCCACGCCCACTACGCCTGGCACCTGGCCGGGGGGGACGACCCGGTGGGGCGCTGGGTGGCCGCCCGCCTTGGGTGAGGGCAGCGCCGGAGGCGTGGTAGCGGTCGGGGCGGTGGCGGCCGTCGACTGCGGCACCAACTCCACCCGCCTCCTCGTTTCCGGCCCCGACGGGGCCACGCTGGAGCGCAGGATGGTCATCACCCGGCTCGGCCGGGGCGTCGACGAGGCCCGCCGGCTCGCCGGGGACGCCATGGCCCGCACCGTCGACGTGCTCGCCCAGTTCAAGGTCGTCGCCGGCCACCACGGCGCGGCCCGCGTCCGGGCGGTGGCCACCTCGGCGGTTCGCGACGCCGCCAACGGCGGGGAGTTCCTCGACCGTGCCGCTGCCGCTCTCGGCGTCCGGCCCGAGTTGCTGACCGGCCAGGAGGAGGGTGCCCTCTCCTACCGCGGCGCCACGAGTGGGCTCGACCCCGCCGACGGCCCCTTCCTCGTTCTCGACGTCGGCGGGGGGTCCACCGAGCTGGTCCTCGGCGGCCCCCCGCCGTGGGGGCCGGTGGCGGTGTCGATCGACGTCGGCTGCGTCCGGGTGACCGAGCGGTTCCTGGCCTCCGACCCACCGACGCCTTCCGAGCTCTCCACGGGGCGAAGCACCCTCCGCCACCTTCTCCTCACCGCCGCCCACCAGCTGGACGAGCTGGCGCAGAACAGCGGCCTCGCCGGAGCGGCGGCGGCCCGGCGCCTCGTCGGCCTGGCCGGCACGGTGAGCACCGCCGCCGTCCTCGACGCCGGCGCCGACGCCTACAGCCGGGAGATCGTGCACCACCGGGTGCTGGGGCGCGACCGCGTCCAGGCGCTGCTCGAACGCCTGGCCGGGATGGACCACGTCTCCCGGTTGCTGGTCCCCGGGCTGGAGCGGGAGCGCGCCGACGTGATCGTCGGTGGGCTGCTGGTCCTGGTGACGGTCATGGAGCAGTTCGGCTTCGACGACCTGCTCGCCTCGGAGGCCGACATCCTCGACGGCATCGTGATCGGCCTCCTGCAGCAATAGAGGCAATAGAGTCCGCCGGCGTGCCGCTGTCCGATCGGATCCTGATGGGCCCGGGGCCCTCGAACGTCTACCCCGAGGTGGCGCTGGCCCTCGAACGGCCGCTGCTCGGTCACCTCGATCCCGACTTCCTGGCCGTGCTCGACGAGACGTGCAGCCGGCTGCGGACGGTGTTCTGCACCGACAATCCCGCCACCCTGCCGGTGTCGGGCACCGGCTCGGCCGGCATGGAGGCGGCCTTCGTCAATCTGGTCGGGCCCGGGGACACGGTCGTGGTGGCGGTCAACGGCTTGTTCGGTGAGCGCATGTGCGACGTGGCCGGCCGGTGCGGCGCCGACGTCGTGCGCGTCGACGAGGAATGGGGCCGTCCCGTCGACCCCGAGCGGGTGCTGGCCGCCCATCCGGCGCCGAAGGTCATCGCGGTCGTGCATGCCGAGACCTCGACCGGCGTGCGCAACGACGTGGCGCCGCTGGGGGCGGGCAAGGGGGACGCCCTGCTGCTCGTCGACTGCGTCACGTCGCTCGGCGGCATAACCGTCGACATCACCGGCTGGGGCGTGGACGTGTCCTACAGCGGCACTCAGAAATGCCTGGGGGTCCCGCCGGGCCTGGCTCCGTTCACCATCGGCCCGGCCGCGATGGGCCGGCGGATCGAACGGCCCCGGTCGTGGTACCTCGACCTCGGGATGCTGGCCGAGTACACCGGGCCGGCCAGCGGCTCGGCCACCCGCCGCTACCACCACACCGCCCCGGTGACGATGATCATGGCCCTGCACGCCGGGCTCGGCGCCATCATCGACGAGGGCCTGGAGGCGGCCGTCGAGCGCCACGACCGGTGCGGCCGGGCCCTACAGGAGGGACTGGAGGCGCTCGGCTTCGAGCTGTTCGCCCCCCAGGACAACCGCCTTCCGGAGCTGACCACGGTCACCTGGCCCGCAGGCCTGCTTCCCGACGGCATGGACGAGGCCGCCGTGCGCCGCACCCTGCTCGAGCGCTACGGGATCGAGATCGGCGGCGGGGTCGGAGCGTGGGCGGGGAGGATGTGGCGCATCGGCTGCATGGGCCACACGGCGCGGATGCGCAACGTCACCCTTCTCCTGTCAGCCCTGACGGAGGTCCTGGGGCGGTCGTGACGGGCGACCTCGAGATCCGGACCCGCCGGCTGGTCCTGCGGCCCCTGGTCACGGCGGACTACGGGGCCTGGGTCGAGGTGCGGACGCGCAACGAGGAGTGGCTGACGCCCTGGGAGCCGCGCTCGGCGCCCGGCCGGCCCGACGTGGTGAACGATCCTCGTGCCTTCGCCTCGCGGTGCGGGGCCCGGGCGCGCGAGCAGCAGCTGGGGACGGCGTACGGGTTCGGCATCTTCGTCGGCAGCGCCCTGGCCGGGGAGATCAACCTGTCGTCGATCCGCCGGGGACCGCTCCAGTCCGGGGACGTCGGCTACTGGATCGACCAGCACCAGGCGGGCAACTC contains:
- a CDS encoding xanthine dehydrogenase family protein molybdopterin-binding subunit, with translation MSILGNRVLRTEDPKFLTVGGSYVDDIRLEGAAHVVYVRSTMAHARIAAIDTSEAEGAPGVLAVYTASNCDLAPMPPGAPFAPPAMARPWLADGVVRFVGDMVAAVVAETRTQAVDAAEMIFVDYEPMPAVVDPEQALGGGTLLFPDAGTNVAITMPDDLAAVGMMPAASPDEALFADCDVVVRQRIVNQRVAPCPLEVRASAASWGSDGRITYWTSAQAPHGVKATVQSSFGLDESQVRVIAPDVGGGFGAKIGGYPEELFTIWAAKQLGRPVRWTETRSESMSSLGHGRAQVQEIELGGSRDGKLGAYRLTVVQDAGAYPNLGAFLPMFTRTMLTGVYEIPKVEFSSRSVATNTNPTVAYRGAGRPEATAAIERAVDLFSAEIGMDPAEVRRRNLIPADAFPYTTPTGTTYDIGDYERALDLALESAGYDQLRKEQAARRQSGEPKQLGIGTAVYVEITNGMPGSEFGAVEVLPDGKARIRTGTSAHGQGHATAWSMLVSEALGIPMADIEFIQSDTDLVPRGVGTFASRSLQSGGVAVHQASEEVLVKARQLAAELLEANPDDVVLDKVAGRFHVAGTPAVGKSWGELVESAGDAGLAAEVDFTAPGPSFPFGAHVAVVEVDTDTGLVDVVRMVAVDDAGRMVNPLLVEGQVHGGLAQGVAQALLEEVVYDADGNPLTGNLADYAMVTATELPSFERIPMETPTPLNPLGVKGVGESGTIGSTPAVQNAVVDALAHLGVRHVDMPTTPQRVWQAISQVRGGNGK
- a CDS encoding (2Fe-2S)-binding protein gives rise to the protein MKVSMTVNGKAEERDVEPRTLLVFFLRNELGLTGTNIGCDTTNCGACTVLLEGESVKSCTLLAAQADGASITTIEGLADGEHMHPMQEAFREHHALQCGYCTPGMVMAAVSLVKEHPDGMTEAEVREGLEGNLCRCTGYHNIVKAVMAVAGTPAGAR
- a CDS encoding xanthine dehydrogenase family protein subunit M; the encoded protein is MIPAAFDYVRVDSVPEAISALTEHGEDAKLIAGGHSLLPLMKLRLATPAVLVDMGRVPDLSYVRDEGDHVAVGALTRHHDVNHDPVLTRHVPLLAYVAGKVGDPQVRHRGTIGGSIAHGDPASDLPAAVLALGGSMVARGPNGDRVIPASEFFQGFLETALAPDEVLTEIRVPKAAAGHAYQKFVRRSQDWAIVGVAVARANGTTGVSLVNMGPVPLRAAAVEAALAQGASAADAAEQAAEGTDPTGDHNASPEFRRHLARVLTRRALQEAGL
- a CDS encoding MoxR family ATPase, coding for MATAVFLALTLHRPLLLEGEAGVGKTEVAKVLARWTGGELLRLQCYEGIDVSQAVYEWDYSRQLLHLRAAELRGGGADVAAEAEDELFSERFLVRRPLLRAIEGGPAGQPPPVLLVDEVDRADDEFEAYLLEILSDYAVTVPELGTFHAEVPPVVVLTSNRTRDVHDALKRRCLYHWVEHPDFEREVAIVRLRAPEVEEGLARQVAAAVEAMRDLGLYKPPGVAETIDWAMALAALGRTRLDQAAVERTLGTVLKYREDADRVRAGGLEELVSRATRA
- a CDS encoding VWA domain-containing protein, which encodes MTDTAAAPTSPLRMAVAFARMLRRAGLGVPVGSALAYSEALAATGVEERSRVYWAGRATLVRRPEDIAVYDGIFAAFWAGRERGSIATATDTVVIELDEPAPDEEGEAPSSDHDPDPDRTITVRYSPTETLRDKDFAVCTPEELAETRRLMAELRMEATRRRSRRMQRSSRRRGRPDARRTVRSALRSGGEPMRRAHLEPSWRPRRVVLLVDVSGSMEPYARSLLRFLHVAVMGKGKVEAFALGTRLTRLTRELSRHDPDSALAAAAGAVPDWSGGTRLGQGLQAFNDRYGVRGMARGAIVVILSDGWDRGEPEELAEEMSRLHRVAHRVVWVNPLKATPGYAPLARGMAAALPYVDNFVEGHSLASLEALAEVIGA
- a CDS encoding XdhC family protein; its protein translation is MKEVLDQIDRWRGEGQRVAVARVVGLEGSGPRDPGATMAVSEDGRVAGSVSGGCVEGAVVTEALDVLASGEPRLCTFGYSDDEAFAVGLTCGGTIHVFVEPLDW
- a CDS encoding XdhC family protein, with the protein product MSLYEALRDSIRAEEPVALATVVELTDTADWEIPPSPGEVLPRPGAKLLVRPGEQSRGTTGDPDLDRVVARDALGALESGLSATRHYGRHGQANQREVAVFVEAFAPPPQMVIFGAVDFTAALARVAKVLGYRVTVCDARPVFATPARFPMADDVVVDWPDRHLAKVGPGLGPRDAVCVLTHDPKFDVPAIVAALGTRVGYIGARTPEETAVSICAEIIALRVGAEDVAVLSLRDRAGPIHHDRLTE
- a CDS encoding adenylate/guanylate cyclase domain-containing protein codes for the protein MNGEAGELVPSARVGDEDRAQVVELLRRHTTDGRLTLDEFSERVGRTLQAQSRGELDQVLSDLPSDEAPGAPERAPRRATRWVVAVMSGAARKGRWRTGERVNAVAFMGGCEIDFRQAIIEAPEVVVTAVAFMGGIEVTVPEGHEVELSGVPFMGGKNIKVADVPIIPGSPRIVVRAFPFMGGVNVRSKPDPLPKEARARRREDRRARRATAFDPPPVPPMPRMPGPRGALPPHQRDELADRLQREINERIERAMKTAERHVQRHADRIQRQWGRWDERWGIPVDEAEEGTLPTEQDLESVPTAPDGTVTIMFSDICGYTQMTEALGDLVTRDVVRAYQQVVRGQLAAYGGYEVKTQGDGFMVAFGGASRALRCAIAIQRAFSDYNREHEDRPIRVHQGLHTGETVRDGDDFLGRTVIIASRICGEAKENEVVVSSLLKELADGTGEFRFGDAREAELKGLSAAQTLYSVLWQ
- a CDS encoding nucleotidyltransferase family protein, whose translation is MSLAAVVLAAGGGSRFAGQDHKLLSPFRGRPLAAWAVDAAAEAGLDETVVVQGAVDLSSVVPDGVTLLENHAWAEGQATSLRTGVDWARHQGHAAVVIGLGDQPLVPAEAWRAVARAPRGPIVAASFGGRRRPPVRLDAAVWDLLPAGGDEGARALMAGRPELVVEVACDGEPIDVDTVEDLLRWS
- a CDS encoding SRPBCC family protein, which gives rise to MELNHEFRVSVPVEQAWSVLTDLERIAPCMPGAELQEVEGDEYRGVVKVKVGPITAQYKGKARFSELDRDGGRAVLRAEGRDTRGQGNASATVTATLTAEGDSATKVGIATDLTVTGKVAQFGRGVMADVSSKLLDQFVRQLETDVLTGPAPGPGPAGGRPSGPGAAAASGSASAPSGPAEAPSGSPSPNGAERPAVRAIASRPAEPVDLLGTAGAPVAKRLVPAVLGVAALLLLWRVLRGR
- a CDS encoding DUF501 domain-containing protein, with amino-acid sequence MSPGQAAEVAELLGREPRAPFEVVVTDGAGGPVVIRNGPVQDDGTPMPTRYWLVGAAARQAVSRLESEGGVRAAEAAVDPGELEEAHRRYAAERDAALPPGWAGPRPAGGVGGTRVGVKCLHAHYAWHLAGGDDPVGRWVAARLG